One Primulina eburnea isolate SZY01 chromosome 4, ASM2296580v1, whole genome shotgun sequence genomic window, ATTTTACTTGTATCAGAGGGCTACCTAGCCTGAGCTTGTCTGGAACCTTGTCGTCTAGGATTGGAAATCTTACTAATCTGCAGTCTGTGTAAGTTATTCATGTCCACAATGTTCTCGTTTATGCTAAATGTTCCCTTAATGTGAAGTATTCAACTCACTGAAATGTTCTTTGAACCATTGTAACTAACGAGCTGATTATTTCTCCCATTTGGGCATACGTAGGTTGCTGCAAAACAATAATATTTCAGGTCCAATTCCGTATGTCATTGTAAAATTAGAAAAGCTTCAAACACGGTCTGTCCAGCAAAAAGCTGTTTGGTGAAATACCGGATTCTCTGGGCAATCTGAAGAACTTGAATTATCTGCGAGTTTTTAAGACTTTGCCCTAAAAATTTGGCGTTTGCATGTTCTTTACATTGATTCATATTCCACTATCCTTCGAGCAAGAGAGGCATCTTAACAACAACAGCCTCAGCGGACTGGTACCCGACTCTCTTGCCAAAGTCGAAAGCCTTACCCTTGTGTATGTTGCTCCTTTCGATTTCCCGTTTCCCGATCAATGTTGATTGTGTAAGTAAACCAATGTTGATTGTGTAAGTAAAccaattagtcccaaacattcTTGAATAATTAAATACTTGCATTATTTATGAATTCTTTCAGGGACGTTTCTTTCAATGATTTAAATGGTCCTTTGCCAAAATTTCTGCCCGAACATTTAAGTAGGTCATCTCTGTGTTTCTTTGACGGATCATCTCTTGCATTATACCTGTCTCATTGCTGGAATTTTCCATTTCGAAGTAGTCAGAAATTCCTTGATTTGTGGGCTAACTTCTCAGAACAATTGCTCTGTCTGTACTATATCCACAGTGGTGGTCCTTCCCACCAGATGCTGTTAAAGGTATATTTCACTTCCTCCCCGAGCATTTCATTGCTTCTATGGAGTCTAAATATCTATCTTTTTTCCAGAACAATCAAACATAAGAGCAAAACGCCGTGTTGCCATTGCTTTTGGAACGAGTTTTGTCGCCGTGTTTTCAATAATCATTATTGTTAGCTTGCTCAGTTTGTGGAGATGTAGACACAATCAGCATATTTTCTTCGATGTTAATGGTAAGTTCAACTTAACATGTTTGTTGCGTACCCGGAGCAGCTTACGAGAACTTACATTTTGTTGGCAGAACAATATGATCCTGAGGTATATTTCGGCCACTCAAGAAATTATACATTTAAGGAACTCCGAGCTGCAAAGAGCCATTTCAACTCAAAGAATATACTGGGGAAGGGAAGATTTGGTATTGTGTACAAAGGCCAGTTGCATGATGGAACTGTGGTGGCTGTCAAAAGGTTAAAAGATTACAATGCTGTGGGCGGTGAAATACAGTTCCAGACAGAAGTAGAGTTGATCAGTTTGGCTGTTCACATATATCTTCTTCTTGAAAATGAGCGATCGGTAAATTTTCATTGCTTATAAATTTGATCGATCAGTTTGGCTGTTCACATATATCTTCTTCTTGAAAATGAGCGATCGGTAAATTTTCATTGCTTATAAATTTGATCCTGGGCTTGCCGTGGTTAGTAGGAACAAAGGGTTTTAAATAGATGGTGATCTTGAGAATTTGTGGATACATAGTTGGAATAGAGCCAGATGCGTCTTTTCAGATTATGAAAATCATTCAAGATAAATATGAtgtattataataaattatgctctctcttttcttttctttttgccTTTTAACAATTTCTAAATCCTttgaatatatattaaatcattaTCCACTATGTCCTCTTTTCCACCATTCAAGTTGCTCACCTGGATCTACTCTGATTTGGACTGCCCCGTtaaatttaaatgcaataatTAAGCAGATGGAAAAAAAATAGAGAAGAAACTATTCTTAAGAAAGTTTTGCCTTGCTGGGAACATAcaaattaaaattcaagaaTGATTACTTATCGTGTAgttaaacaatataaagcattcTATGGTTGACTACACGTTTATCATGTATATTGCATGcttttgatatcagtgaatccCACTAATTATTCACACGAATCACCAACTTTCCCCCCAAATCAATTAATCTTCCACTAATCACAATATATACAAATTGATTCAAACATCTCATAAGTTCACATACATTACTCTATAAAATTTAGTCAGTACCGATCCGAATTGAACAACTTTTAGATATGAATCTAACTTTTAAAAGAAACCCCATGAGTCACAACATACACGGTACATCCATATTATTTTAGACTCATAACGActtttttgaattaaatcactaTCTTGAAGACAGTATAAAAACTAGACATACACAATAatcaatacacacacacacacacgaatCTCAATCGTTTACACAATAAAAACCCAAAATGCTATATCCCCGATTAGGGTCAGCCCACTTAGACGGAGCTGTGTGCAATGTTATCCTCCACTCCAAATTCaactatataattaataaatattttgagctacatatttattttatattttcaaaaaacattACCCGATGTCACATTCTAAATTTCCCAACTCATTTTCCAATTGACGTgagataaatataaattttacatGTTTCTTTCGGAATTCTAAatatatttcatgattttatgattCTTGCCATACAGAATTTACTATATCTTATATGCACCACACATCTCACGATTTTGTTTTTCATTTCCTGTCTAGGTTTAATATGTaaggtttttttattttatttttcacattcagatattataattaattgtagaattcatttttttttaaatatatagaatataataaaagatttgataAAACCATATATGAAATTTCACTCCCTATCAGCTACCGATCAATCCATATTTTGTTTAGCAATATAATAGAAAAGTAATCAAACaccatatataaaattataCATTCTAGCTGGTAgattcaaatatttaattatatatttgttttggATATAAAATTTAAAGGATGAATAATGGGAATATAATTCCAAGCCTCCACGATTATGCTGAACAATTATCAATTGATACGATCCAagttgattattattattattattattattattattattattatcgtaTATATAAATGACtacaatataaaataatatcacTTTCTCCTAAAATGGTTAAGAATCTTGTTCATCTTTTGACCACGAACTCGGAACATTCCCgactaattatttttttaaatatataccgatataaaaaaattattattatttttagagTCAAACAGTTGGGAAAAATTGGTTGAGCgcaacattcaaatcataaagaaattattaattaatttgagTAAGCTAGTTTCTGGGAAGTGActttataataatttatattatatacataATCACTTTATTTTAATAGGCTATGCTTTTTAACAAAGCTTGTTTCCCTCTTAATTTCAGGGTCTGAGATTAAAGTGAGTgcttaattaaacaattaaaggAACGAGGtttcgttaattaattaatattctaAACACAACACTAATTTATTAAGATGTACTTTACACCTTGCAATGCTCTTTTTTGGTTGCATAGATAGATAGAGTAATTTTCTCTAAAATATTTAGACATTATGTTATAATTTAAAGATGGTTTTTATaagatataaatataattaattaaaatctttGTTTAAATATGGAAATTTTAGATTTATAATATTTCatcgtattttttttattagttgTTATTTGATCATTTAAATAAGATTAATCAGAACAGAATTTCCAGATAAGTATGTACGAGTAAACATTAAGGTAGCCTTGTATTACGCTGTGTGAAAATTTTGTCCGCCTCTGTACTCATGTATGGgtctatatatataaataatattatgcaaTTATTGTGTATAAATAATTATTGTTGGAGTTAAGTCAATATTTATATTCCgaataatttttatgaaaaatatttgttatttttttataatttgtaaaATTATTATGTGGAAGATTGTATATAAATttgttatataataatatttaatatataaagaTAAATATATATAGTTAAGGGTGTATTTTGTTGGATACATTGGagtaaataattaaatctcatcGTCGTTTGGTTgtattttatatcttaattgTTTATCTCATatgaattaaattatttaatcaaaaattacaaaattatccttgatatatttttttatttattatattcatCAATTATTAAAACAAACAAAGTAATAATTTATTATCTTATTTCAAATTCAATCAATCAAACCAAACGTATTACTATTTGTTAAATAATATTCCACATACcacttaatattttaataattatttatcatATCTCATCCTATCAACTCAAATAAACGCACCTTTAAAGTACAGATATCGTGACATTAAATTCTACAACTTATGATTTATCTAGAATATAGATAGTATAGCATGCAtagtataaataaataaaacatacatctaaaattaaatttatgacTTAAGTTGCACAATAAAATCATGATTTTCTTcacataatttataatttacaaGGAAGCCATAATAAATGTAAAAAATATGTTTACTGTAAaatggaaaataaaaattaaattccatAAACTAAACGAGCTTTGATCCAAGTGTAGCCATTAATAAATAACATAAACTTGTTTTGACCATAAAAGctgatattatatattaatatggtaaatttgaaaaaataatgTATCAAAATGCAGTTTTAGAGCAATAAAACAAACggagataaaattggttttggGTAATGGAAAAATGAATGAATACTGTTCTCAGCTTTAACTGCAAACATATCAGATCACATCAAATCAATCCATCAATCAAACATTGCCCCCAACTTGTTTTTGCTTTGTTTATGCACTCTTTTCTAccctttttttttgtttttaatttttggatCATTGCGCTATAAAAGTTTTGAATTCTTTTTTATCAAACAAATTCTACATGTTCTATATGATATTAACGCtataaaattttgagtaaaGATGTTGTAAGacgattttataaatttatttttaatgagaTGGAACAAtttgattaataattaaaaaataatattttaattttaatatgatcttttaaatttcagaaattattacttaatttaattgttttaatatGTATACACACACAGCAACATATGATGTATTTTATATCGGGAGACAAACTATTTATCTGATAATTTTCAATATAAATACAAACAAATTTGTAGATCACAACTATGTATTCTACGATGTACAATGTGGATGTTTTAGTTCATATTAATACATcaactaaaatatattttctcagAATTTACTATGATTATTATttagtaataataatataaaatcgaTAAATATACAAAAATCAGTAATTTAAGGGTTTTATTGGGTAATAATATGCTTTGTTTCCATTTCATCTACAAATTATACTTCCCTCAAGCACCTTTCAAGATCCAAACCTCTCGTTTGATTTTAAGTCACGGCCATAACCCTTTCACCGCCGCCACAGCCACCGGCGCTGCCAGCGCTGTGGAGAGCTCTGACATTCCGAACAGTCATGTTGTTTAGTTTTCTTCCTCGGAGTACATAAGGATAATCTATTTATTGCTAAAGTGTTGCGTGAAGTTTCTTCGAACACATATATTCTCACTGCAGCGGAAACATTTGACGAGTTCTGAATCTGTATATATGGATGAAATATATGGAATTCATTCGACAAGTACCGATCATGACTACGCAGACAAGGCTTTAATGTCTCCCGAGAATCTTATAATTCCAGCTGAATACCAGCAATATTACTACCCTTCTTTTGTCTACTCCCCCGACCAGCGCCACCGGATTCCGGTGTTTGGATCGGAAGGATTGGGATTTCAGAGTTCGGTGCCATCGGAATCAGCTTCCATTAATTTTCAGAATCAAAGAGAAGGGGATGATGAAAATGAACAGGCTGATTCCAGGATGCTTAAGGCCAGAATCGCTTCACATCCTTCCTACACAAAATTACTCGACGCCTATATTGACTGCCAGAAggtttaaatgattttaaaaaaatttgtttttcctAGGTGTTTTCAAGAACTGATTCTTTTATACACGTCTTTGCTGTTTATGAGTAGCTGGTGTACTTATTCGATCACGGTTTTGTGGGTTTCTCTGTGatgatttcaaataaaaatcatgGGTTTTTGGTGGATGGTTTTAAAAatatcttttttattattattcataCTAGCAGAAGGTTTGGAGTCAGCTGTAAATTTCTCTTTTTTGTATTATATCTGAAGGTTGGAGCTCCTCCAGAGATAGCTCGTTTACTGGACGAAATCCGGCGAGAGAAGGATTTATATAGACAAGATACAGTTGCAACGTGCATAGGAATCGATCCTGAACTCGATGAGTTTATGGTATCTCTCTCCGACTCTTTCTCTAAAAAACACGCACAAAACACACACCAGTATATTTCATCGTTTGCAGTTGTTGAAAGTCGGAACTTTTTCCTTGAAGGAAACATATTGCGACATACTGATGAAGTACAAGTCGGATCTGTCAAAACCATTCGAAGAAGCTACATCTTTTCTAAACAATATCGAAACCCAACTCTGCAATTTAAGCATAGGTAAGTCATATTCATGAGTTTTCTCCCAGCAGTTACGGATGTCTTTTCTCTTGTTTGTGTACTTTACAGACGAGATCATTTAATTCATTATTGTCCATGCGTTTGTTCTGTGTTCAGATTTTATATATAGAATTCTGACCCTAATAACGAAAAATCATAAACCCTCAACTTTGTTGGTTGCCGGTGTTTCTCAAGGTTCTTGCTTTTGTTtagtttataatttaaataacttATAATAACAGTAATATAAAGAAAGTGTAAAATTTTTCTTCAGAAATATTTTCCAGACACTGCTGatctatatattttaattagtttatgGAATGTCTGTAAGTGTTACTGTGACATGTGATCTCTTTTTCTTGTTTGTACAGTTAAGAGTAAACCTTAAACGAAAAGTCAAGGGGTATTCCACAATCAAAAAACTCTGCAAAACTGTGAACACTTGTCTCCTTGTTCTGTTGTCTTTGGTTTTCCTTTGGAGTTTTTATTAGGTTCATTTCCTATCTATTTTTAtcgattattttttatactcaAGTCATTTTATTCAATAGATTAGATATTTCTGAAAAGAATCAACTTCTGTTTCAGTACATTAGTCAGTTATCAGTAGAGTTGGTCTTGCCTGAAAACCATTCACTTCGCtatcaattttctgaaaatttaaaGAATGAATGGTGTTTTCAagatatattttatacaatgtATTTATTCTAAATCTTGGAATAAAATCAATCTAGGGAATCAAGGTTCTCTTGGGTTACTAGGATCTTAACGAAAATGGGATTTATATATTCACCATTGTGAATGGATTTACCGTTTGTTTCTACAATGAGAAAGAACAAAGAAACATGCTTCAAAAAACTTTCCAAGTTTTAATTTGTGAAGTTTTCAGATATAACATCTCACGTTCTCCAGTTGAGGAAGATTAGTACCGATGACCTTGATGGTGCATGTTTAAGCCTATTTTTGGTTTGAAATGTGCACGAAAACAAAGCTTTGCAGCATATGAATATTGTCATGCATTTGTTGAGATAGAAtggaaaattttgatatttatttttcatttgatggATGACGGGAAGTTTCTTAAGAATTTTGGTTCTTGAATTGTGGTGCTATATGCAATATACATATGGCGACACTTGTGATGGAGTTTCAAGTTCCAAGGGATTATTTGTTGGCATGAAATACGAGAAATGAACATTGGAATTTGGAAAGTGTCTAATTGCTAATTGGTGGGAAGTTAAAGAGCTACGTCTTCTCTTTGATTATGAAGTTGATATAATTGAACcactttattaattaaatatgtgcTTGCAGAAGATGAAAAAGATGAATATTTCCAGCTTGAACAAGCTTTACTTTAAATATTTAGCTATCTTGCATGTATTTAGGATTAGTTTGGGCACGGTAATCACACCTTGAAAAACACCATTATTTCCTAAATACTTATTTAAAAAGAGCAGAATCATTTCTAATATTTAGATTTAGATGCAGCAGAGAAAAATAGACTTTCtaagctttttttttttcattttttcagtAAAAGGTTTGAGTTGAAACGCATAGAACGGCCCACCGACTGGGTGGGATGTTTAGTTAAGTAAGTTTTAGGTAAATCTCCTCCCTTATTTTAACAAAGAAATGCATGCAACGTATATTTGATTTCTCAAAACAATACTTTTAGGAGCAATTTTTTAGAATGAATttgcatgttttttttaaaaaaaatgaaaatatatttattcaaataaataaatactgcTAAATATACAACATATAAATGATAcaacgatatttacaataattatatcacgagattttgtattaaatttatattagatTGTGATAAATGAATTTTTTGTGTAGTAAAAATTTGGCAGTACATATAATATTACTCTATTCAAATGGACTCTTAACAGAATATGAAAACATCGATCACCCTGCTGATTAAGCTGTAAAGTTGAGTATTTGATTATGGTATGGTGGTTTGACATAACATAATATATTAGATCAAATGGGGTTTCTGATGATGTCATTGTTCATATTCATTAATGTGTTATTTACATATAATTGTTGTGTATTTTTTAAGGATTATTATAACCTTTGATGAGTTTGCATTGTCGATTCGATTAAATAATTGAGTGCAAAGTGTACTTGTATGTGGTTTAAGTACAATCGGGATCTGATCTTAAATCTGTTTGCTGGCACAGCTCTTTTACTTAGTTTAATCTTTATCTCTGTTAAGAGAAAAGTTAcactttttttcttttatattcTTCACGTCTCTCTATTCAAAGGGGCTCCCGGGATAGAGAATTCATCTGCAAACTATtccattaaaaaaaatgaaatgattTTACGACATGAAATGGCTGGCTGGCTGGCATGTAAGAATCCCAAATGGTGTTGTAGAGACCATTTGCTGGAGTAAACGCCTTCTTGTATTTGCAGAGTGAAACAACGACGACGAAGGGGGGCTATGGGAAGGTAGTATCAACTTTTCGATAATAATGTGAAAAAGCCCGGATAAGGCGGGTGGTCGAATTTTCACATGGACGCCCGGGGTTTACGCTGAAGGCCCGGCCCACATTCATTATCTTTACACACACATGCACACCACCTGTTCTTTCCAGATTTTTGCATTAATGTCGTCAAATCAAACATATTCATTGAACATCGTGCcacattattatttaaaaataaaaatgaggtAGTGGTCTGGTCATCGGGGAAACTTGTCTGGACATGCATTTTGAATTTGATAATTTGCGGTTTCAATTTGGAGTCTTGAAACTCGGGTAGGATCATAGAACCTGTGCCCATTGTACCGTGGGGTCTACGTCCCATCCAGTAGTGTCTCGTCTAATAAAATATACCACGTGCAATTTAATAAACTTTAATTTGTTTTTGAAgcttattattaatatataaaatagtGGGATTAACGAAATAGATTTGCCCAATAATCCGACTAATCAAATGGACAACTTCCGTTGATTAATCTATGTTCCTAGTCTTTGCTCCATTCTCTATGTGACCCATGAAATTTGGTTCCTTCATCGTACTTGATAATATATGGTTGTCGCGGTTTAGCCCAAATTATTTATATGTAATTACGGTTTAGTTGCAGCATTCTATATGAAGTTGAAGCTTTTTTAGTCTCTGAAGTGACGTGTTACCGACTCGATTCGATGTCCTGATACATACCCGAATTGATCCTATGTTTAACAGATATCCTATCTGTTTGCACATCAAGTGGTGATGATTAAATCATTTGAATTATGGGACGAGATCAATCTTTTAGTACTTGCATTGATTATGTAAGTTTAATTGTAGATGACGGGGGTCTATCATCGGAAGAGGATTTAAGCGGAGGCGAGACAGAGACTCAGGACGCCGCCATGAAGGGAGAAGATCGTGAGCTGAAGGACAGGCTTTTGCAGAGGTATGGTAGCCATATTAGTAGTCTACAGAAAGAGTTTtctaagaagaagaagaaaggaaAACTACCAAAGGAGGCTAGGCAAATGTTGCTCGAGTGGTGGAATGTGCACTCCAAATGGCCATATCCAACGGTTAGTATACCATTAAAGCTTATGTTGTTGGGGAAGATGTATGCACtaggtttttttattttttattttgttatgtcGTGGTATCCGCAGCCATTATCTTCAGGTATTCTCTGGTGAACTCCGAATAAGTCGATCGAGAGTTTTTCTTCTAATAAACCATGAGCTGGATTTATGTGCAGGAAGCGGATAAGATATCTTTGGCGGAATCGACGGGATTAGATCAGAAGCAAATCAACAATTGGTTTATAAATCAAAGGAAACGCCATTGGAAACCATCCGAGAACATGCAGTTGGCCATAATGGAGAATCTCTCTGGTCATTTTTACGCTGGAAATTGATCCGACTCCAAAAAAAGGGGGAAAAGGAATTGATCTTGTATATTTCTTAGAAATAATAATTCATCCTACTCACaacataaagttgtaatcttcgagttattatattttataaacgATCGGTTTCTAATTTGGATATATTTGgtattatgttttatatgaaatGAATGATTCATCATTCATGTATCTGCTATACTTTTTCGTACAAATCATTTTTTCCTGATTATATTAGATATAGAAATGTGATTTATTTCTTGGGtccgaattttttaaaaaattatgccCACGGTTAAGGTTCGCTTCATATCTGAAATGATGGGCTGTGACTTTACTATAGTATAGGGTTTCCATTTTAACATGTTTTGATTAGAAAAGAAAATACTAACATAAAGTGGATATAAATGAAAATCATTTACATTAAGCTATTCAACATATTTTGAATCTAAAACacatttaaaatttcaatttgaagaaaaatatgAGAGAAACTCTTGTCGCTATCGCAcgataaatatattaatattaaggTTATATTATTAACTTTACACTCATATATGATATATACGTCGGATCCTTCCGAGTTATTACATTATCTATGGCAGTTAAGTTTCTCGAGAATTATTCCATTCCATGAGTCAAAGAAATGGCTCATCGAACTTCAAGGCTCAAAAGTGGAAACCAAACACACACCGTTATCAACACAatccaataaaatccacacctAATTTAGGAAAGCCACGAAAAACCAAAAACAAACGAGAAAATAACGCAGCCTTCGCCTTCACTCCTACACTTATTTAATCAAACTACAAACCAAAACCCAATTACCCTTTTAATATTACGTCCTTCATTGGCATTCAAACGCCTCAAAGGACGAATAAGCGAGAGAAATAATAATCAAAGTCCCCCCTAGAAACACAATGGCTTCACCGAGAACCGCAACTGCTTTCTCTATCGCCCTCATCGCCACCACCCTCTTCATCTCCTCCGCCACCGCCACTGCCGCCAACCCCTTCTGCAAAACCGCTGATGACAAGACCTTCTGCAACTCTCTCGCAAAGGGAGCCAAAACCTG contains:
- the LOC140829518 gene encoding homeobox protein knotted-1-like 6 — translated: MDEIYGIHSTSTDHDYADKALMSPENLIIPAEYQQYYYPSFVYSPDQRHRIPVFGSEGLGFQSSVPSESASINFQNQREGDDENEQADSRMLKARIASHPSYTKLLDAYIDCQKVGAPPEIARLLDEIRREKDLYRQDTVATCIGIDPELDEFMETYCDILMKYKSDLSKPFEEATSFLNNIETQLCNLSIDDGGLSSEEDLSGGETETQDAAMKGEDRELKDRLLQRYGSHISSLQKEFSKKKKKGKLPKEARQMLLEWWNVHSKWPYPTEADKISLAESTGLDQKQINNWFINQRKRHWKPSENMQLAIMENLSGHFYAGN